Proteins encoded by one window of Mauremys mutica isolate MM-2020 ecotype Southern chromosome 25, ASM2049712v1, whole genome shotgun sequence:
- the LOC123356433 gene encoding keratin, type I cytoskeletal 19-like, which yields MSCSTKQTVTLSTKGRSSGGSCAVGGGGGGRISSVSSGRYSSCGIGSSGGFSGRSYSGGASCGAGLSAGSFSGGSYGGVLAGGLPGYGYGGCSSIGFGGGSTRCGYGGGFGGVVGGGFGGGFGGAVGGGFGGVCGDGAFVTCDEKLTMQNLNDRLASYLDKVRCLEEENAALECKIREWYAHHGHTGEPKDYSCYYKEIEDLQNQIVCATLDNNKIILNIDNSRMTADDFRLKYETELALRQSVEADINGLRRVLDELTLCRSDLEAQLECLKEELCCLKKNHEEEINCLRNQTTGDVSVEVNSCPGPDLKKILEEMRCQYEAMIAQNRKEVEDWYECKIEEVNREVITSSQEVESCNSQVSELRRQLQCLEIDLQAHLSQRDNLEASLAETESRYNSHLCQLQQQITCVEQQLADLRAEIESQNHEYKVLLDVKCRLEQEIHTYRCLLEGGQRDIVGSEGGIGVGGGIGGGTVIKTSHCYSSSSHSLPHVTSCHPGDLKGHGKKICD from the exons ATGAGCTGCAGCACCAAGCAGACTGTTACTCTCTCTACCAAAGGGAGGAGTAGCGGTGGTAGCTGTGCggttggaggtggtggtggaggaagGATTTCTTCAGTCTCTTCTGGAAGATATAGCTCTTGTGGGATAGGCAGCAGTGGAGGCTTTTCGGGTAGGAGTTACAGTGGTGGAGCAAGTTGTGGAGCGGGACTGAGTGCTGGTAGCTTTTCCGGAGGTAGCTATGGAGGTGTCTTAGCAGGAGGTCTCCCAGGATATGGCTATGGAGGTTGTTCCAGCATTGGGTTTGGTGGTGGCAGTACCCGCTGTGGATATGGAGGTGGCTTTGGTGGTGTAGTTGGAGGTGGCTTTGGTGGTGGCTTTGGTGGTGCAGTTGGTGGTGGCTTTGGTGGTGTTTGTGGAGATGGCGCATTTGTCACCTGTGATGAAAAGCTGACCATGCAGAACCTTAATGATCGCCTGGCTTCTTACCTGGACAAGGTGCGATGCCTGGAGGAAGAAAACGCTGCCCTAGAGTGCAAAATCAGGGAATGGTATGCCCATCATGGACACACCGGTGAACCAAAGGACTACAGCTGCTACTATAAGGAAATAGAAGATCTTCAAAATCAG ATTGTTTGTGCTACCCTAGACAACAACAAGATCATTCTGAACATTGATAACAGCAGGATGACAGCTGATGACTTCAGACTGAA GTATGAGACTGAGCTGGCCCTTCGCCAGAGTGTGGAGGCCGATATTAATGGCTTACGCCGAGTTCTGGACGAACTGACCCTGTGCAGGTCTGACCTGGAGGCGCAGCTTGAGTGCCTGAAGGAGGAGCTGTGTTGTCTGAAGAAGAACCATGAGGAG GAAATCAATTGTCTGAGAAACCAGACCACTGGTGATGTGAGCGTGGAGGTCAATTCCTGTCCTGGCCCAGATCTGAAGAAAATCCTAGAGGAGATGAGATGCCAGTATGAAGCAATGATTGCGCAAAATCGCAAAGAGGTTGAGGATTGGTATGAATGCAAG ATTGAGGAGGTGAATCGTGAGGTCATCACAAGCAGTCAGGAGGTTGAGTCGTGCAACAGCCAGGTCTCTGAACTTAGACGTCAGTTGCAGTGCCTGGAGATTGATCTACAAGCCCATCTTAGCCAG AGGGACAACCTGGAAGCCTCTTTGGCTGAAACCGAAAGTCGCTACAACAGCCACCTGTGCCAGTTACAGCAACAGATCACCTGTGTGGAGCAGCAACTGGCTGACCTGCGAGCAGAAATTGAGTCCCAGAACCACGAGTACAAGGTCCTCCTGGATGTCAAATGTCGACTGGAGCAGGAGATTCACACTTACCGCTGCCTGCTGGAAGGAGGACAGCGTGACATTGT GGGCTCGGAAGGCGGGATTGGCGTAGGAGGTGGAATAGGAGGAGGAACGGTCATTAAAACTTCCCACTGCTACTCTTCATCTTCCCACTCTCTCCCCCATGTCACATCTTGCCACCCTGGTGATCTAAAAG
- the LOC123356432 gene encoding keratin, type I cytoskeletal 14-like isoform X1, with protein sequence MTTSVRQYSSSTSLKGLGGLGGLGGLGGGSTRVSSVNLGGPYRAPSIHGGSGGFSVSSSRYVSGVGSSLGGGYGGSYGSSFGGGYGGGLGGGYGGGLGSGYGGGLGGGFGGGYGGGFGGGFGGGDGILPAGEKETMQNLNDRLATYLDKVRALEEANSDLEIKIKEWYKKQGPSPDRDYSPYYRTIEDLRSKILAATIDNANIVLQIDNARLAADDFRTKFETELALRMSVEADINGLRRVLDELTLARADLEMQIENLKEELAYLKKNHEEEMNILRSQLGGDITVEMDAAPGVDLTKILADMREQYESLAEKNRKEAEHWFFTKTEELNREVAMNTEQLQSGKSEITELRRTVQGLEIELQSQLSMKAALEGTLAETESRYGAQLAQLQALITSVEEQLAELRCDMERQNHEYKILVDVKTRLEQEIATYRRLLEGEDAHIASQYSATLSSQAGRDVISSARQVRTIVEEVQDGKVVSSREQVQLSTR encoded by the exons GTGGATTAGGTGGATTAGGTGGATTAGGAGGTGGCTCCACACGGGTTTCCTCTGTGAATCTTGGAGGTCCCTACAGAGCCCCAAGTATTCATGGGGGATCTGGTGGCTTTTCTGTCTCCTCTTCTAGGTATGTCTCTGGAGTAGGAAGTAGCCTGGGTGGTGGCTACGGGGGGAGCTACGGTAGTAGCTTTGGAGGTGGCTATGGGGGTGGCCTTGGAGGTGGCTATGGGGGTGGCCTTGGAAGTGGCTATGGGGGTGGCCTTGGTGGTGGCTTTGGAGGTGGCTATGGGGGTGGCTTTGGAGGTGGCTTTGGCGGTGGTGATGGCATTCTCCCTGCGGGTGAGAAGGAAACTATGCAGAACCTGAACGACCGCCTGGCTACCTACCTGGACAAGGTGCGCGCTCTGGAGGAGGCCAATTCTGATCTGGAGATTAAGATCAAGGAATGGTATAAGAAGCAGGGACCCAGTCCTGACCGTGACTACAGCCCATATTACAGGACAATTGAAGACCTGAGGAGCAAG ATCCTTGCTGCCACTATCGACAATGCCAACATTGTCTTACAGATTGACAATGCCAGGCTGGCAGCTGATGACTTCAGAACCAA GTTTGAGACAGAGCTGGCCCTGCGCATGAGTGTTGAGGCTGACATCAACGGCCTGCGCAGAGTGCTGGACGAGCTGACCCTGGCCAGAGCTGACCTGGAGATGCAGATTGAAAACCTGAAGGAAGAGCTGGCTTACCTCAAGAAAAACCATGAGGAG GAAATGAATATACTACGGAGCCAGCTGGGTGGAGATATCACTGTGGAGATGGACGCCGCTCCTGGGGTTGACCTGACCAAGATCCTGGCTGACATGAGAGAGCAGTATGAGAGCTTGGCAGAGAAGAACCGTAAAGAGGCCGAGCATTGGTTCTTCACCAAG ACAGAAGAGCTGAACCGAGAAGTAGCCATGAACACGGAACAGTTGCAGAGCGGCAAGTCGGAGATCACAGAACTAAGACGCACCGTCCAGGGCCTGGAGATAGAGCTGCAGTCCCAGCTCAGCATG AAAGCCGCTCTGGAAGGCACCTTGGCGGAGACAGAATCTCGCTATGGCGCCCAGTTGGCACAGCTCCAGGCCCTGATCACGAGCGTGGAGGAGCAGCTGGCCGAGCTCCGATGCGACATGGAGCGCCAGAACCACGAGTACAAGATTCTTGTGGACGTAAAGACGCGCCTGGAGCAAGAGATTGCCACGTACCGCCGCCTGCTGGAGGGCGAGGATGCCCA CATTGCTTCCCAGTACTCGGCAACGCTGTCCTCGCAGGCTGGGAGAGATG TAATCTCATCCGCTCGTCAAGTCCGCACGATTGTTGAGGAGGTCCAAGACGGAAAGGTGGTCTCTTCCCGTGAGCAGGTTCAGCTTTCCACCCGCTAA